The stretch of DNA TTTCGTTTAATCGACTCCCTCTTGTCATAAGCATGTTTTCCTTTGGCCAGGGCAATGTCCAGTTTGGCAAGTCCTTTTTCATTGATATAGAGCTGCACAGGAATGATAGTGAATCCTTTTTCTTTGACTTTGTTCAGCAGCTTGCGCAGCTCCCGTTTGGTAAGCAGCAATTTCCTGTCGCGTTTTGGTTCGTGGTTATAGTGTGTGCCATGGGAATATTCCGCAATATGCATATTTTTAACAAAAAGCTCTTCTTCAATGAAATCACAGTATGAGTCAGCCAGGCTAACTTTCCCAATGCGAATCGATTTAATTTCTGTTCCTGTAAGCTGGATGCCGGCAGTAAAAGTCTCCAGTAAAAAATATTCAAACGAGGCCTTCTTGTTTTTTATAGTGATAACCGCATTTTCCATAAGTCAGCAAAGTTAATGAACTATCTCACATACCCTAATAGATCGTTCACTGATCATTGATCATTGATCATTGATCATTGATTTTCTCCTTTCCCCAAATATCGCCGTCCCAATCCTTACAATAGTGCTGCCTTCCTCAATAGCGATTTCATAATCACCCGACATACCCATCGAAATCTCTCTGAAGAATTCATTTCGGGTGAAGTAGGCTTCTTTCAGATCTGTATAGATTTGTTTCAAATCCCTGAATTCCTGGCGAACATTCGATTTATCCTTTGTGAAAGAGGCCATTCCCATGACCCCGATAATCGAGATATTCTTACATGCAATATATTCCGCTGATCTGAGTATCTCTGTGGCTTCCTGGAAGGACAGACCGAATTTGGTCTCTTCCCGTGCAATATGAAACTGGAGAAGACAATCAATAACACGGTTGTATTTCTGGGCCTGCCTGTTCATCTCACCTAATAATTTCATGCTGTCGGCACTTTCTATCAGACTGACAAATGGAGCAATGAATTTAACCTTATTCGTCTGTAAATGCCCGATAAAATGCCATTGGATATCTTCGGGCAGAA from Bacteroidota bacterium encodes:
- the smpB gene encoding SsrA-binding protein SmpB, yielding MENAVITIKNKKASFEYFLLETFTAGIQLTGTEIKSIRIGKVSLADSYCDFIEEELFVKNMHIAEYSHGTHYNHEPKRDRKLLLTKRELRKLLNKVKEKGFTIIPVQLYINEKGLAKLDIALAKGKHAYDKRESIKRKDYARDTERFKEE
- a CDS encoding YggS family pyridoxal phosphate-dependent enzyme; the encoded protein is MISYTHSKNLYFMSIQETLENIRRKLPEHVRLVVVSKTQAAEDIRAAYDYGQRLFGENKAQELIGKQPFLPEDIQWHFIGHLQTNKVKFIAPFVSLIESADSMKLLGEMNRQAQKYNRVIDCLLQFHIAREETKFGLSFQEATEILRSAEYIACKNISIIGVMGMASFTKDKSNVRQEFRDLKQIYTDLKEAYFTRNEFFREISMGMSGDYEIAIEEGSTIVRIGTAIFGERRKSMINDQ